In Etheostoma cragini isolate CJK2018 chromosome 9, CSU_Ecrag_1.0, whole genome shotgun sequence, the following are encoded in one genomic region:
- the rfx2 gene encoding DNA-binding protein RFX2 isoform X1 encodes MQSSEGGSDTTASVAALRTSSSAQAPVVQPVPASQQRVLVQATGSAQKGGQVQQLSVPRVQQVSQQVQQVQHVYPSQVQYVGESGEAVYTNGTIRTAYSYNPEAQLYGQSSGGTYFDSQAGVTTVVSSASGGVPPHGMVGIAMDVGSSHIISSGNTYLIHGGSMEGSRNHISHSSRSSSAMLEMAIENLQKSEGIASHKSSLLNSHLQWLLDNYETAEGVSLPRCSLYNHYLRHCQEQKLDPVNAASFGKLIRSVFMGLRTRRLGTRGNSKYHYYGIRVKPDSPLNRLQEDTQYMAMRQQPVHQKQRFKPLQKVDGMSDSLCGSSQHCNSTPEQSVAAQSQHHQQYIDTSHTLPPFPSPDLGTQPLPERININDIKKLQTLYRDHCEATLDVVMNLQFHYIEKLWQTFWYSTPPSSDGNTTIPNSDDDLEGVIPREKLVALCKYEPIRLWMRSCDHILYQALVEILIPDVLRPVPSTLTQAIRNFAKSLEGWLTTAMTNFPQEIIRTKVAVVSAFAQTLRRYTSLNHLAQAARAVLQNTSQINQMLSDLNRVDFANVQEQASWVCQCDESVVQRLEQDFKVTLQQQSSLDQWATWLDNVVSQVLKPHQGGPSFPKAARQFLLKWSFYSSMVIRDLTLRSAASFGSFHLIRLLYDEYMFYLVEHRVAQATGETPIAVMGEFSDLTSMMPSLMEKDASFSDDMSDLGSDADTSRGPTEPAVKRERIDMSHPLQEM; translated from the exons GTTCAGCAGGTGCAACATGTCTACCCATCCCAGGTCCAATATGTAGGAGAAAGTGGGGAGGCTGTTTACACCAATGGAACTAT CCGAACAGCCTACTCTTACAACCCCGAGGCTCAGTTGTACGGGCAGAGCAGTGGGGGAACCTACTTTGACTCACAGGCCGGTGTCACAACAGTGGTCTCCTCTGCCAGTGGTGGGGTGCCCCCTCATGGCATGGTGGGCATTGCTATGGATGTGGGAAGCAGCCACATCATCTCCAGCGGAAACACCTACCTGATTCATGGAGGAAGTATGGAGGGAAGCCGCAACCACATATCACACTCATCACGTTCCTCCTCAGCTATG CTTGAAATGGCGATTGAAAACCTCCAAAAGTCTGAAGGAATTGCAAGTCACAAAAGCAGCCTGCTCAACAGCCAT ctgcagtGGCTGCTGGACAACTATGAGACAGCGGAGGGAGTGAGCCTGCCCCGGTGCTCCCTGTATAACCATTACCTACGGCACTGTCAAGAACAGAAACTGGATCCGGTCAACGCAGCGTCCTTTGGCAAGCTCATCCGCTCAGTCTTCATGGGCCTCAGGACCCGCCGCCTTGGCACCAG AGGCAACTCTAAGTATCATTACTATGGCATCCGGGTGAAGCCAGACTCACCGCTGAACCGGTTGCAGGAAGACACCCAGTACATGGCCATGAGGCAGCAGCCTGTCCACCAAAAACAGAG ATTCAAACCTCTACAGAAGGTCGATGGTATGTCTGACAGCCTGTGTGGAAGCTCTCAGCACTGTAACAGTACTCCAGAGCAGTCCGTGGCTGCTCAGAGCCAACATCACCAGCAGTATATAG ATACGTCCCACACCTTGCCTCCATTTCCCTCTCCTGACTTGGGCACCCAGCCTCTGCCTGAGCGGATCAACATTAATGATATCAAGAAGCTGCAGACACTCTACAGAGACCACTGTGAG GCTACTTTGGATGTGGTGATGAACCTCCAGTTCCACTACATTGAGAAACTCTGGCAGACCTTTTGGTATTCAACACCGCCATCTAGTGATGGAAATACCACTATCCCCAATAG TGATGATGACCTGGAGGGTGTGATCCCCAGAGAGAAGTTGGTGGCTCTGTGTAAATATGAACCAATCAGACTATGGATGAGAAGCTGTGACCACATCCTTTACCAGGCTCTGGTAGAAATCCTAATTCCTGATGTGCTGCGTCCTGTTCCCA GCACTCTCACTCAGGCCATTCGTAACTTTGCCAAGAGTCTGGAGGGCTGGCTGACGACAGCAATGACCAACTTTCCTCAAGAGATTATTCGAACCAAG GTAGCAGTGGTCAGTGCGTTTGCCCAGACGCTAAGACGTTACACCAGTCTCAACCACCTGGCCCAGGCGGCCCGCGCCGTCCTGCAGAACACCTCTCAGATCAACCAGATGCTTTCTGACCTCAACCGGGTGGACTTTGCTAACGTCCAG GAGCAGGCGTCATGGGTGTGTCAATGTGACGAGAGCGTGGTTCAGCGTCTGGAGCAGGACTTTAAGGTCACTCTGCAACAGCAGAGCTCTCTAGACCAGTGGGCTACCTGGCTTGACAACGTAGTCTCTCAGGTCCTGAAGCCTCACCAGGGCGGCCCCAGCTTCCCCAAAGCTGCTCGCCAGTTCCTGCTCAAATGGTCCTTCTACAG CTCCATGGTGATCAGAGACTTGACCCTGCGTAGTGCAGCCAGTTTTGGCTCTTTCCACCTGATCCGCCTGCTCTATGATGAGTACATGTTTTACTTGGTGGAACATCGCGTGGCTCAGGCCACCGGAGAAACTCCTATTGCTGTCATGGGAGAG TTCAGTGATCTGACCTCTATGATGCCATCACTCATGGAAAAAG ATGCCTCTTTCTCCGATGACATGAGTGACCTCGGCAGTGATGCTGATACATCCAGAGGCCCCACTGAACCAGCTGTAAAGAGAGAAAGGATTGACATGAGCCACCCTCTGCAGGAGATGTGA
- the rfx2 gene encoding DNA-binding protein RFX2 isoform X3, with protein sequence MQSSEGGSDTTASVAALRTSSSAQAPVVQPVPASQQVQQVQHVYPSQVQYVGESGEAVYTNGTIRTAYSYNPEAQLYGQSSGGTYFDSQAGVTTVVSSASGGVPPHGMVGIAMDVGSSHIISSGNTYLIHGGSMEGSRNHISHSSRSSSAMLEMAIENLQKSEGIASHKSSLLNSHLQWLLDNYETAEGVSLPRCSLYNHYLRHCQEQKLDPVNAASFGKLIRSVFMGLRTRRLGTRGNSKYHYYGIRVKPDSPLNRLQEDTQYMAMRQQPVHQKQRFKPLQKVDGMSDSLCGSSQHCNSTPEQSVAAQSQHHQQYIDTSHTLPPFPSPDLGTQPLPERININDIKKLQTLYRDHCEATLDVVMNLQFHYIEKLWQTFWYSTPPSSDGNTTIPNSDDDLEGVIPREKLVALCKYEPIRLWMRSCDHILYQALVEILIPDVLRPVPSTLTQAIRNFAKSLEGWLTTAMTNFPQEIIRTKVAVVSAFAQTLRRYTSLNHLAQAARAVLQNTSQINQMLSDLNRVDFANVQEQASWVCQCDESVVQRLEQDFKVTLQQQSSLDQWATWLDNVVSQVLKPHQGGPSFPKAARQFLLKWSFYSSMVIRDLTLRSAASFGSFHLIRLLYDEYMFYLVEHRVAQATGETPIAVMGEFSDLTSMMPSLMEKDASFSDDMSDLGSDADTSRGPTEPAVKRERIDMSHPLQEM encoded by the exons GTTCAGCAGGTGCAACATGTCTACCCATCCCAGGTCCAATATGTAGGAGAAAGTGGGGAGGCTGTTTACACCAATGGAACTAT CCGAACAGCCTACTCTTACAACCCCGAGGCTCAGTTGTACGGGCAGAGCAGTGGGGGAACCTACTTTGACTCACAGGCCGGTGTCACAACAGTGGTCTCCTCTGCCAGTGGTGGGGTGCCCCCTCATGGCATGGTGGGCATTGCTATGGATGTGGGAAGCAGCCACATCATCTCCAGCGGAAACACCTACCTGATTCATGGAGGAAGTATGGAGGGAAGCCGCAACCACATATCACACTCATCACGTTCCTCCTCAGCTATG CTTGAAATGGCGATTGAAAACCTCCAAAAGTCTGAAGGAATTGCAAGTCACAAAAGCAGCCTGCTCAACAGCCAT ctgcagtGGCTGCTGGACAACTATGAGACAGCGGAGGGAGTGAGCCTGCCCCGGTGCTCCCTGTATAACCATTACCTACGGCACTGTCAAGAACAGAAACTGGATCCGGTCAACGCAGCGTCCTTTGGCAAGCTCATCCGCTCAGTCTTCATGGGCCTCAGGACCCGCCGCCTTGGCACCAG AGGCAACTCTAAGTATCATTACTATGGCATCCGGGTGAAGCCAGACTCACCGCTGAACCGGTTGCAGGAAGACACCCAGTACATGGCCATGAGGCAGCAGCCTGTCCACCAAAAACAGAG ATTCAAACCTCTACAGAAGGTCGATGGTATGTCTGACAGCCTGTGTGGAAGCTCTCAGCACTGTAACAGTACTCCAGAGCAGTCCGTGGCTGCTCAGAGCCAACATCACCAGCAGTATATAG ATACGTCCCACACCTTGCCTCCATTTCCCTCTCCTGACTTGGGCACCCAGCCTCTGCCTGAGCGGATCAACATTAATGATATCAAGAAGCTGCAGACACTCTACAGAGACCACTGTGAG GCTACTTTGGATGTGGTGATGAACCTCCAGTTCCACTACATTGAGAAACTCTGGCAGACCTTTTGGTATTCAACACCGCCATCTAGTGATGGAAATACCACTATCCCCAATAG TGATGATGACCTGGAGGGTGTGATCCCCAGAGAGAAGTTGGTGGCTCTGTGTAAATATGAACCAATCAGACTATGGATGAGAAGCTGTGACCACATCCTTTACCAGGCTCTGGTAGAAATCCTAATTCCTGATGTGCTGCGTCCTGTTCCCA GCACTCTCACTCAGGCCATTCGTAACTTTGCCAAGAGTCTGGAGGGCTGGCTGACGACAGCAATGACCAACTTTCCTCAAGAGATTATTCGAACCAAG GTAGCAGTGGTCAGTGCGTTTGCCCAGACGCTAAGACGTTACACCAGTCTCAACCACCTGGCCCAGGCGGCCCGCGCCGTCCTGCAGAACACCTCTCAGATCAACCAGATGCTTTCTGACCTCAACCGGGTGGACTTTGCTAACGTCCAG GAGCAGGCGTCATGGGTGTGTCAATGTGACGAGAGCGTGGTTCAGCGTCTGGAGCAGGACTTTAAGGTCACTCTGCAACAGCAGAGCTCTCTAGACCAGTGGGCTACCTGGCTTGACAACGTAGTCTCTCAGGTCCTGAAGCCTCACCAGGGCGGCCCCAGCTTCCCCAAAGCTGCTCGCCAGTTCCTGCTCAAATGGTCCTTCTACAG CTCCATGGTGATCAGAGACTTGACCCTGCGTAGTGCAGCCAGTTTTGGCTCTTTCCACCTGATCCGCCTGCTCTATGATGAGTACATGTTTTACTTGGTGGAACATCGCGTGGCTCAGGCCACCGGAGAAACTCCTATTGCTGTCATGGGAGAG TTCAGTGATCTGACCTCTATGATGCCATCACTCATGGAAAAAG ATGCCTCTTTCTCCGATGACATGAGTGACCTCGGCAGTGATGCTGATACATCCAGAGGCCCCACTGAACCAGCTGTAAAGAGAGAAAGGATTGACATGAGCCACCCTCTGCAGGAGATGTGA
- the fcho1 gene encoding F-BAR domain only protein 1, which produces MAFFKNNFWGEKNAGFDVLYHNMKHGQLATKDLAEFVRESAAIEETYSKSMSKLAKMASNGSSLGTFAPMWDVFRVSSDKLALCHLELMKKMNDLIRDINKYGDEQVKVHRKTKEEMVGTVEAVQALQVQSGHLQKLKEGYHAKCLELDRLRKEGAPQKELEKAELKSKKAAESFALCIEKYNRVGGEFEQKMCESSQKFQEIEEAHLRQMKQLIKGYSHSIEDTHVQVGQVHEEFKQNVENIGIDNLIQKFAEQKGTGKGRPALVGFEEYMTALAPEGGKKSRTKAFRIPGLGKRDKEPDSTDSALTETLNSPLEVDDEGFVIRADSTHNGCSEEKENNFYSSDSDFDDEEPKKFNIQIRPVASSNRVNSAATEKELKATVGALTLPPNRVVRQQVPVKWHLSRNSSTAGDRSEESEGGSHRDGEQEGLHRSTSSPDHSRLSSTASGSDSLFGPPLESAFKSKSFDGREQLREQSAFGASEYAAFSSDSSSPENVEDSGLDSPSHQPLGPSPEPVGWAAWPPVSQSKEQTQTLARPADPFLSAFRDPSPGRSPQPQDPPASAWSVASSRPSCVPPDMDPSSMRFPAFSQSLPPPEMESSVWNCKHIPPEDPFLAAFERTVNQETLNLSDAWARPPPRQNQGGRGIEVRGDPFSIAFADTKTLPTSSSSSSSSSSNRKDRHRKRDQSLPPPVSSDDPFAITMIGSPTHQSSMAAAAGLIPPHSTSSSGVVGGGSTNSSRLALNANSSSLPTAQPKKELMHWNSVHNPFSESVFGVLSSSKTPEGVGKGEGGGGGGERRKSRSSDSEPRRNAPPLTRHSGPQEDLCFSTDKDQDCLDLNTQISCSVSSHKGSKHNFRQDTTEVVAAAPPRATRAKRTSGRLSACERSRSLCSSPLPEPSPSLTSSSSSSPSDWPQASSDWWSQNRAPSPPRAGQASPLAYQHQDHQQRQLHLSRGPSPISLSTQEAWPVAAAITEYINAYFKGGQHNRCLVKITGDLTMSFPAGITRIFTANPNVPVLSFRLVNISKIDHFLPNQKLLYSDPSQSDPDTRDFWFNMQALQLYLQREAELNPQASYYNVGLLKYQVSSQDPGRAPLLLSAECQRSGTVTRVSLDYHCCPATAPSTQLAAVQVLLPLDHTATDLQCQPPASWNAEERRLLWKLPNLSPTNHSKGSGTLCASWQCLEVPRGPPPSLAVQFVGSGASLSGLDLELVGSRYRMSLVKKRFATGKYLAGCSL; this is translated from the exons GGGGAGAAAAATGCCGGCTTTGACGTGCTCTACCACAACATGAAGCATGGCCAGCTGGCAACCAAGGACCTAGCCGAGTTTGTCCGTGAGAG tgctGCTATTGAGGAGACTTACTCCAAATCAATGAGCAAACTTGCCAAGATGGCCAGCAACGGAAGTTCATTGGG GACCTTTGCTCCCATGTGGGATGTGTTCAGGGTGTCTTCAGACAAGCTGGCCCTCTGCCACCTCGAGCTGATGAAAAAGATGAACGATCTCATCCGGGACATCAACAAGTACGGAGATGAGCAGGTCAAAGTTCACCGCAAG ACAAAGGAGGAGATGGTGGGGACAGTGGAGGCGGTGCAGGCGCTGCAAGTTCAGAGCGGCCACCTACAGAAGTTAAAGGAGGGTTACCACGCCAAGTGCTTGGAGCTGGATCGGCTCAGAAAGGAGGGAGCTCCACAGAAAGAACTGGAGAAA GCGGAGCTGAAGTCTAAGAAAGCGGCTGAGTCATTTGCGCTGTGCATCGAGAAGTACAACCGCGTGGGAGGAGAGTTTGAACAAAAGATGTGCGAGTCCTCGCAG aagTTTCAGGAAATTGAGGAGGCCCACCTTCGGCAGATGAAACAGCTGATCAAAGGTTACTCCCACTCCATAGAAGACACCCATGTTCAAGTGGGACAG GTCCACGAGGAATTCAAGCAGAATGTGGAAAACATCGGCATCGATAACCTCATCCAGAAATTTGCAGAGCAGAAGGGCACGGGCAAAGGCAGGCCAG CTCTGGTTGGTTTTGAGGAATACATGACTGCTTTGGCACCAGAAGGTGGAAAGAAGAGTCGAACAAAAGCGTTCAGGATACCTGGCCTCGGCAAGAGGGACAAGGAGCCAGACTCTAC AGACTCAGCGTTGACAGAGACACTG AATTCACCCCTGGAAGTAGACGATGAGGGATTTGTCATCCGAGCTGACAGCACGCACAATg gCTGCTCTGAGGAGAAGGAGAACAACTTTTACTCCAGTGACTCGGACTTTGACGACGAGGAGCCCAAAAAGTTCAACATCCAGATCAGACCGGTGGCCAGCAGTAATCGCGTTAACTCTGCTGCCACAGAGAAAGAGCTGAAAGCCACTGTCGGGGCACTCACTCTCCCGCCGAACAGAGTCGTCCGGCAACAG GTGCCAGtcaagtggcatctctcca GAAACTCAAGTACCGCAGGAGATCGCTCAGAAGAGAGTGAAGGTGGCTCCCACAGGG ATGGAGAACAGGAGGGCCTGCACAGGTCCACCTCCAGTCCTGATCACAGCAG GTTGAGTTCAACAGCGTCTGGCTCAGACAGTCTGTTTGGACCACCGTTGGAATCGGCCTTCAAATCCAAAAGCTTTGATGGTCGGGAACAACTCCGAGAGCAGAGCGCTTTTGGTGCTTCTGAAT atgCTGCCTTCTCGTCCGACTCCTCCTCTCCAGAGAACGTTGAAGACTCTGGCCTGGACTCACCTTCCCATCAGCCCCTTGGGCCCTCCCCTGAGCCAGTGGGTTGGGCAGCTTGGCCTCCTGTGTCACAGAGTAAagagcagacacaaacactggcACGACCTGCGGACCCTTTCCTCTCTGCTTTCCGTGACCCCTCTCCTGGTCGGAGTCCTCAACCTCAGGACCCCCCTGCCAGCGCCTGGTCCGTCGCCTCGTCACGTCCCTCTTGTGTCCCCCCAGATATGGACCCCTCATCTATGCGGTTCCCTGCTTTCTCCCAGTCCCTCCCCCCGCCTGAGATGGAGTCGTCCGTGTGGAACTGCAAACACATTCCCCCCGAGGACCCCTTCCTCGCTGCGTTTGAGAGAACTGTCAACCAAGAGACTTTAAACCTGTCTGACGCCTGGGCGCGTCCTCCACCTCGCCAAAATCAGGGGGGCAGGGGGATAGAGGTGCGAGGGGACCCATTCTCCATTGCCTTTGCTGACACCAAGACACTCCCaacctcatcctcctcatcctcttcatcctcctctaatcgtaaagacagacacagaaaacgAGATCAGAGCCTCCCGCCTCCTGTTTCTTCTGATGACCCTTTTGCCATCACAATGATTGGAAGTCCAACGCACCAGTCGTCGATGGCTGCGGCAGCTGGGTTGATCCCTCCACACAGCACCAGCAGCAGTGGCGTTGTTGGTGGTGGCTCTACCAATAGCAGTAGACTGGCACTCAATGCTAATTCAAGCTCTTTGCCCACAGCTCAGCCCAAGAAGGAGCTGATGCACTGGAACTCTGTCCACAACCCGTTTAGTGAAAGTGTCTTTGGAGTGCTGAGCAGCTCCAAAACACCCGAAGGAGTagggaaaggagagggaggaggaggaggaggagagaggaggaaatcTCGATCCTCAGATAGTGAGCCACGCAGGAATGCCCCTCCACTCACGAGGCATTCAGGACCACAGGAGGATCTGTGTTTTTCCACAGATAAAGATCAAGACTGCCTGGATCTGAACACTCAGATATCATGCAGTGTCAGTTCACACAAGG gGTCCAAACACAACTTCAGACAGGACACAACTGAAGTGGTCGCAGCTGCACCACCGAGAGCAACCCGAGCCAAGAGGACTTCAGGCCGACTCAGCGCCTGTGAGAGA TCCCGCTCTCTGTGCTCCTCCCCGCTGCCGGAGCCCAGCCCTtccctcacctcctcctcctcctccagccccAGTGATTGGCCTCAAGCTAGCAGCGACTGGTGGAGTCAGAACAGAGCGCCAAGTCCTCCCAGGGCAGGACAAGCCTCACCGCTGGCCTACCAGCACCAGGACCACCAACAAAGACAGT TGCACCTGTCCCGAGGCCCCAGCCCCATTTCCCTTAGCACACAGGAGGCCTGGCCGGTGGCAGCAGCCATAACAGAGTATATCAATGCCTACTTCAAAGGTGGACAGCACAACCG CTGTCTTGTGAAGATTACAGGCGACCTGACAATGTCTTTCCCTGCTGGCATCACCCGGATTTTCACAGCCAATCCTAACGTTCCCGTGCTCAGCTTCAGACTCGTCAACATCTCAAAGATCGATCACTTCCTGCCAAATCAGAAGCTCCTCTATAG TGATCCGTCTCAGAGTGACCCAGACACCAGAGACTTCTGGTTCAACATGCAGGCGTTGCAGCTCTACCTGCAGAGAGAGGCGGAACTCAACCCTCAGGCCTCGTACTACAACGTCGGCCTGCTCAAGTATCAG GTGTCGTCTCAGGACCCGGGGCGGGCCCCCCTCCTGCTGTCTGCAGAGTGTCAGCGCAGCGGCACCGTGACCCGGGTGTCCCTGGATTACCACTGCTGCCCTGCCACCGCACCCTCCACCCAGCTCGCCGCTGTCCAGGTGCTGCTGCCATTAGACCACACTGCCACAGACCTGCAGTGCCAGCCACCCGCCTCCTG GAACGCTGAGGAAAGACGGCTGCTGTGGAAACTCCCCAACCTCTCCccgaccaatcacagcaaag GCTCAGGTACTCTGTGTGCCAGCTGGCAGTGCCTGGAGGTCCCCCGCGGCCCTCCACCCAGCCTGGCCGTTCAGTTTGTGGGCTCCGGGGCCTCGCTGTCAGGCTTGGACTTGGAGCTGGTGGGCAGCCGCTACCGCATGTCGCTGGTCAAAAAGAGATTTGCCACAG gGAAGTACTTGGCCGGCTGCTCCTTGTGA
- the rfx2 gene encoding DNA-binding protein RFX2 isoform X2, giving the protein MQSSEGGSDTTASVAALRTSSSAQAPVVQPVPASQQRVLVQATGSAQKGGQVQQLSVPRVQQVSQQVQQVQHVYPSQVQYVGESGEAVYTNGTIRTAYSYNPEAQLYGQSSGGTYFDSQAGVTTVVSSASGGVPPHGMVGIAMDVGSSHIISSGNTYLIHGGSMEGSRNHISHSSRSSSAMLQWLLDNYETAEGVSLPRCSLYNHYLRHCQEQKLDPVNAASFGKLIRSVFMGLRTRRLGTRGNSKYHYYGIRVKPDSPLNRLQEDTQYMAMRQQPVHQKQRFKPLQKVDGMSDSLCGSSQHCNSTPEQSVAAQSQHHQQYIDTSHTLPPFPSPDLGTQPLPERININDIKKLQTLYRDHCEATLDVVMNLQFHYIEKLWQTFWYSTPPSSDGNTTIPNSDDDLEGVIPREKLVALCKYEPIRLWMRSCDHILYQALVEILIPDVLRPVPSTLTQAIRNFAKSLEGWLTTAMTNFPQEIIRTKVAVVSAFAQTLRRYTSLNHLAQAARAVLQNTSQINQMLSDLNRVDFANVQEQASWVCQCDESVVQRLEQDFKVTLQQQSSLDQWATWLDNVVSQVLKPHQGGPSFPKAARQFLLKWSFYSSMVIRDLTLRSAASFGSFHLIRLLYDEYMFYLVEHRVAQATGETPIAVMGEFSDLTSMMPSLMEKDASFSDDMSDLGSDADTSRGPTEPAVKRERIDMSHPLQEM; this is encoded by the exons GTTCAGCAGGTGCAACATGTCTACCCATCCCAGGTCCAATATGTAGGAGAAAGTGGGGAGGCTGTTTACACCAATGGAACTAT CCGAACAGCCTACTCTTACAACCCCGAGGCTCAGTTGTACGGGCAGAGCAGTGGGGGAACCTACTTTGACTCACAGGCCGGTGTCACAACAGTGGTCTCCTCTGCCAGTGGTGGGGTGCCCCCTCATGGCATGGTGGGCATTGCTATGGATGTGGGAAGCAGCCACATCATCTCCAGCGGAAACACCTACCTGATTCATGGAGGAAGTATGGAGGGAAGCCGCAACCACATATCACACTCATCACGTTCCTCCTCAGCTATG ctgcagtGGCTGCTGGACAACTATGAGACAGCGGAGGGAGTGAGCCTGCCCCGGTGCTCCCTGTATAACCATTACCTACGGCACTGTCAAGAACAGAAACTGGATCCGGTCAACGCAGCGTCCTTTGGCAAGCTCATCCGCTCAGTCTTCATGGGCCTCAGGACCCGCCGCCTTGGCACCAG AGGCAACTCTAAGTATCATTACTATGGCATCCGGGTGAAGCCAGACTCACCGCTGAACCGGTTGCAGGAAGACACCCAGTACATGGCCATGAGGCAGCAGCCTGTCCACCAAAAACAGAG ATTCAAACCTCTACAGAAGGTCGATGGTATGTCTGACAGCCTGTGTGGAAGCTCTCAGCACTGTAACAGTACTCCAGAGCAGTCCGTGGCTGCTCAGAGCCAACATCACCAGCAGTATATAG ATACGTCCCACACCTTGCCTCCATTTCCCTCTCCTGACTTGGGCACCCAGCCTCTGCCTGAGCGGATCAACATTAATGATATCAAGAAGCTGCAGACACTCTACAGAGACCACTGTGAG GCTACTTTGGATGTGGTGATGAACCTCCAGTTCCACTACATTGAGAAACTCTGGCAGACCTTTTGGTATTCAACACCGCCATCTAGTGATGGAAATACCACTATCCCCAATAG TGATGATGACCTGGAGGGTGTGATCCCCAGAGAGAAGTTGGTGGCTCTGTGTAAATATGAACCAATCAGACTATGGATGAGAAGCTGTGACCACATCCTTTACCAGGCTCTGGTAGAAATCCTAATTCCTGATGTGCTGCGTCCTGTTCCCA GCACTCTCACTCAGGCCATTCGTAACTTTGCCAAGAGTCTGGAGGGCTGGCTGACGACAGCAATGACCAACTTTCCTCAAGAGATTATTCGAACCAAG GTAGCAGTGGTCAGTGCGTTTGCCCAGACGCTAAGACGTTACACCAGTCTCAACCACCTGGCCCAGGCGGCCCGCGCCGTCCTGCAGAACACCTCTCAGATCAACCAGATGCTTTCTGACCTCAACCGGGTGGACTTTGCTAACGTCCAG GAGCAGGCGTCATGGGTGTGTCAATGTGACGAGAGCGTGGTTCAGCGTCTGGAGCAGGACTTTAAGGTCACTCTGCAACAGCAGAGCTCTCTAGACCAGTGGGCTACCTGGCTTGACAACGTAGTCTCTCAGGTCCTGAAGCCTCACCAGGGCGGCCCCAGCTTCCCCAAAGCTGCTCGCCAGTTCCTGCTCAAATGGTCCTTCTACAG CTCCATGGTGATCAGAGACTTGACCCTGCGTAGTGCAGCCAGTTTTGGCTCTTTCCACCTGATCCGCCTGCTCTATGATGAGTACATGTTTTACTTGGTGGAACATCGCGTGGCTCAGGCCACCGGAGAAACTCCTATTGCTGTCATGGGAGAG TTCAGTGATCTGACCTCTATGATGCCATCACTCATGGAAAAAG ATGCCTCTTTCTCCGATGACATGAGTGACCTCGGCAGTGATGCTGATACATCCAGAGGCCCCACTGAACCAGCTGTAAAGAGAGAAAGGATTGACATGAGCCACCCTCTGCAGGAGATGTGA